The following are encoded in a window of Stieleria sp. JC731 genomic DNA:
- a CDS encoding putative transporter, with amino-acid sequence MSTITTAILVISAVAVSGLVFGSFRIRGIGLGPAGVLFAGLVFGHFGARINPEINHFAKEFGLILFVFTIGIQLGPGIIQLWKQQGLLLNGLTLLIVSLGFGLVVLFGYLFGFPGTAVAGLFSGSTTNTPSLGAAEQAASMLGDGEESLEMSYLASAYAVAYPGGILGIIASMLLLKKMFKVDLDSEVEQYRKTNSNDRESIERQSVVVENARLDLVPFGEIPGIDETGVRISRVRRCDDSEIEPATEQTLLGEGDVIQVVGPKSGLARFVPLIGRPSDEDLMTSSGKVTYRRVYVTETHALNRSLAELSLDRFYNVTITRIIRGGVEMAPRGSSRLFYGDIVQIVGDKDSLERVTSFLGNSTKSMKETQFSPLFVGIAVGVLAGMIPLSIPGVPFPVRLGLAGGPLIAAIILSLVGSIGSFVWYIPSSANLALRELGIILFLACAGLGAGETFFESAMSLNGAKWITAGLVITMVPLLVAGILARVVWKQNYLTICGVIAGSMTDPPALAFAGSMRDCDASATAYAAVYPLTMILRIIVAQSLIFIFS; translated from the coding sequence GTGTCCACGATCACAACCGCAATTCTGGTCATCTCCGCTGTTGCGGTCAGCGGATTGGTTTTTGGAAGTTTTAGAATTCGCGGCATCGGCCTAGGCCCCGCCGGTGTCCTTTTCGCTGGACTGGTGTTCGGGCACTTCGGCGCGAGGATCAATCCCGAGATCAATCACTTTGCCAAAGAGTTCGGCCTAATCCTATTTGTCTTTACCATCGGGATTCAGCTTGGTCCGGGGATCATCCAGCTTTGGAAACAGCAAGGCTTGTTACTGAACGGTCTGACGTTGCTGATCGTGTCACTGGGATTCGGACTCGTTGTTTTATTTGGATACCTTTTCGGGTTCCCTGGAACAGCAGTCGCGGGTCTTTTTAGCGGTTCGACAACGAACACACCCTCACTTGGTGCAGCCGAACAAGCAGCGTCGATGCTTGGCGACGGAGAAGAATCGCTTGAGATGTCATACCTGGCGTCGGCCTATGCGGTTGCCTACCCCGGCGGCATCCTAGGCATCATCGCGTCGATGCTGCTATTAAAAAAGATGTTCAAAGTCGACTTGGACAGCGAAGTTGAACAGTACCGAAAAACCAATAGCAACGATCGCGAATCGATTGAACGCCAAAGTGTGGTTGTAGAAAACGCACGACTGGATCTTGTACCGTTTGGCGAAATTCCAGGCATCGATGAAACAGGCGTTCGCATCTCACGCGTTCGACGCTGCGACGATTCAGAGATCGAACCGGCAACGGAACAGACCCTGCTAGGCGAAGGCGACGTCATTCAGGTCGTCGGCCCGAAGAGCGGCCTTGCTCGATTTGTTCCGCTGATCGGTCGACCGAGCGATGAAGACCTGATGACCAGCTCTGGCAAAGTGACCTATCGCCGGGTGTATGTGACGGAAACCCATGCACTGAACCGATCGCTTGCCGAACTGTCGCTGGATCGGTTTTACAACGTCACGATCACACGAATCATTCGCGGCGGTGTTGAGATGGCCCCGCGTGGTTCCAGCCGATTGTTCTATGGTGACATTGTCCAGATTGTTGGCGACAAGGACAGCTTGGAACGCGTCACAAGCTTTCTCGGCAACTCGACAAAATCGATGAAGGAAACTCAGTTTTCACCACTGTTCGTCGGGATCGCCGTCGGCGTTTTGGCGGGAATGATTCCACTTTCGATCCCGGGTGTCCCGTTTCCGGTACGACTAGGCCTTGCCGGCGGACCGTTGATTGCCGCGATCATCCTAAGCCTTGTCGGTAGCATCGGCAGCTTCGTCTGGTACATCCCCTCATCAGCGAACCTGGCGCTGCGTGAGTTGGGCATCATTTTGTTTCTCGCATGTGCAGGACTTGGAGCCGGAGAAACATTTTTTGAATCCGCAATGAGCCTCAACGGCGCTAAGTGGATCACTGCGGGACTGGTCATCACGATGGTCCCGTTGCTGGTCGCTGGCATCTTGGCCCGGGTGGTTTGGAAACAGAACTACCTAACGATCTGCGGCGTGATCGCTGGCAGCATGACCGACCCACCCGCACTGGCCTTCGCCGGGTCGATGCGTGACTGTGATGCCAGTGCGACGGCTTACGCTGCGGTGTACCCACTGACAATGATATTGCGAATCATCGTGGCCCAATCGCTGATTTTCATTTTCAGCTGA
- a CDS encoding ferredoxin family protein, producing the protein MISANVQPETRTNWTVVISKGQSRNPVKRSLEQSLADAAAQLDGVSVIVVPHLYDLPKGGESLAKLGEVESNLIVASWIFPRAAHWVLDRNGVRGQFVAVEDDQDEEDEPVSASSRDVDRVADLYPRPDREIHCIDLKNGDDPARFIEQLHQIVLTEQATAPDADRSLPIIGGKLVEVDETTSRRWYPVIDFSRCTNCMECVDFCLFGVYGVDQAETILVEQPDNCRKGCPACSRVCPENAIIFPQHKAPAIAGADIGGDEGFKIDLSKLFGAPDGGEDAIATAARERDEQLLLTGRDAVGIDDQLKRRQQDAAKKPKDDLDKLIDSLDALDL; encoded by the coding sequence ATGATCTCTGCCAACGTGCAGCCCGAGACACGCACGAATTGGACCGTCGTTATTTCGAAGGGGCAGTCGCGAAACCCCGTCAAACGATCGCTTGAACAATCACTCGCCGACGCCGCCGCACAGCTTGACGGTGTCTCGGTGATTGTTGTGCCGCACCTCTATGACTTGCCCAAAGGCGGCGAGTCATTGGCGAAACTCGGTGAAGTCGAAAGCAATCTGATCGTGGCATCTTGGATCTTCCCACGGGCAGCTCACTGGGTCCTTGATCGCAATGGCGTCCGTGGCCAATTCGTGGCTGTCGAAGATGACCAAGACGAAGAAGACGAACCTGTCAGTGCAAGTTCACGTGATGTCGATCGTGTGGCCGATTTGTACCCACGCCCTGATCGCGAAATCCACTGTATCGATCTAAAGAACGGCGACGACCCAGCGCGGTTTATCGAACAACTGCATCAGATCGTGCTGACCGAACAGGCGACCGCCCCGGACGCAGATCGCTCGCTTCCGATTATCGGCGGAAAGCTGGTGGAGGTTGATGAAACGACCTCACGCCGCTGGTACCCGGTCATCGACTTTAGTCGCTGCACGAACTGCATGGAGTGTGTCGACTTTTGCCTCTTCGGCGTCTACGGTGTCGACCAAGCTGAAACGATCCTTGTAGAGCAGCCCGACAACTGCCGCAAAGGCTGCCCGGCATGCAGTCGCGTCTGCCCCGAAAATGCGATCATCTTTCCCCAGCATAAGGCACCCGCGATCGCCGGTGCCGATATCGGTGGTGATGAAGGTTTCAAAATAGACCTTTCGAAACTGTTCGGTGCACCGGACGGAGGAGAAGACGCGATCGCGACCGCCGCACGCGAACGAGATGAGCAGCTATTGCTGACCGGACGTGACGCCGTGGGCATCGACGACCAACTGAAGCGACGACAGCAAGACGCCGCAAAGAAACCCAAAGATGACCTCGATAAACTGATCGACTCCCTCGACGCACTCGACCTATAA
- a CDS encoding YceH family protein codes for MSDSAGDDSQPVVPLSANARRVLGVLVEKAKTTPDNYPMTVAAIVSGCNQKSNRSPQMSLDENDVLLALDELRACGAAREIQGGGRVNKFRHVAYEWMNLDSPQAAVMTELLLRGPQTMGELRTRASRMYALADLNAAKSVVESLIEKDLVEALTPPGRGQTFAHKLYPPEERQYLEARVEKQAAKSTAVSDEQKDAIEMLISRLEAVTSRIDDLEERIKRIES; via the coding sequence ATGTCTGATAGTGCCGGCGATGATTCTCAGCCCGTTGTACCTTTGTCTGCCAATGCCCGTCGTGTGCTCGGCGTGTTGGTCGAAAAGGCGAAGACGACACCAGATAACTACCCCATGACAGTCGCCGCGATCGTTAGCGGCTGCAATCAAAAATCAAATCGTTCTCCGCAGATGTCATTGGATGAAAATGACGTGCTGCTCGCCCTCGACGAACTTCGCGCCTGCGGAGCTGCTCGTGAGATTCAGGGAGGTGGACGAGTCAACAAGTTTCGGCACGTCGCATACGAATGGATGAATCTTGATAGTCCACAAGCGGCGGTGATGACCGAGTTACTGTTGCGTGGACCACAAACGATGGGCGAGCTAAGAACGCGTGCTTCGCGGATGTACGCTCTGGCGGATCTTAACGCCGCGAAGTCAGTTGTTGAGTCGTTGATTGAAAAGGATTTGGTGGAGGCCCTGACGCCACCGGGACGCGGCCAGACGTTTGCGCACAAGCTTTATCCACCCGAAGAACGCCAGTACCTTGAAGCTCGTGTGGAAAAGCAGGCCGCAAAATCAACGGCGGTAAGTGACGAGCAGAAAGACGCGATCGAGATGCTGATCTCGCGTCTCGAAGCGGTCACGTCACGAATTGATGACCTCGAAGAACGCATCAAGCGAATCGAGTCTTAA
- a CDS encoding GspE/PulE family protein, whose translation MSEESNIDFQELDSGAGDIELTPPELFAANLIEWALERHVSDLFISDVDGAVVVSVRRLGKVEHVRRFATTYGHRLQGHLRVLAGADAGESVRPTEGRGRMTTPDGSTAHLRLSSVPTLFGQDVAIRLFDPARGRRSIYELGMDSDDVESIENLLQRKSGLILVTGPVASGKSSTLYAMLDYLNDGTKKIHTIEDPVEHPISGIMQSQVNTRLKMDFADLLTVVLRHSPDVIMIGEVRDSHTARAAVRAGASGQLVLATVHSKSAAEAIEMMLQYESDHKFLASSLCGVINQRLVRRLCNDCRQRIEIDEIIEIPDRVGSRLAPNGQDTSDADTHSPSLYGPGKCNSCHEGGYDNLISLPEIMVVDDQIVDAIKNRATALEVESISVTNGMLKLPEVAYSYVLRGMTSIDEVNQVLNDPTLASMARKWSR comes from the coding sequence GTGAGCGAAGAATCCAACATCGACTTTCAAGAACTCGATAGTGGCGCCGGCGATATCGAGCTGACTCCGCCCGAACTGTTTGCCGCAAATCTAATTGAGTGGGCTTTGGAACGACACGTCAGCGATTTGTTTATCTCCGACGTCGACGGTGCCGTCGTTGTCAGCGTGCGAAGACTTGGAAAAGTCGAACATGTCCGCCGCTTCGCGACGACGTATGGGCATCGACTGCAAGGACACCTACGCGTGCTCGCCGGTGCGGATGCCGGTGAATCGGTGCGTCCTACCGAAGGCCGTGGCCGCATGACAACTCCGGATGGTTCGACTGCGCATCTTCGACTGAGCAGCGTTCCCACACTGTTCGGTCAGGATGTCGCGATACGCCTTTTCGACCCGGCTCGCGGTCGACGTTCAATCTACGAACTGGGAATGGATAGCGACGATGTTGAATCGATCGAAAACCTGTTGCAACGAAAGAGTGGCCTGATCCTTGTGACAGGCCCGGTTGCCAGCGGCAAAAGCAGCACGCTCTATGCGATGCTGGACTACCTCAACGACGGCACCAAGAAAATCCATACGATCGAAGATCCCGTGGAACATCCGATTTCCGGAATCATGCAATCTCAGGTCAACACTCGACTGAAGATGGACTTTGCCGACCTGTTGACCGTCGTCTTGCGCCACAGCCCCGACGTGATCATGATCGGTGAGGTGCGTGATAGTCATACCGCACGTGCGGCAGTGCGTGCCGGGGCAAGCGGACAACTCGTCTTGGCAACGGTGCACTCCAAGAGCGCCGCCGAAGCCATCGAAATGATGTTGCAATACGAAAGTGATCACAAGTTTCTTGCCAGCTCACTTTGTGGCGTGATCAATCAACGATTGGTTCGCCGACTTTGCAACGACTGTCGACAACGGATCGAAATCGACGAGATCATCGAAATCCCGGATCGCGTCGGAAGCCGACTAGCCCCCAATGGTCAAGACACATCCGATGCGGACACACATTCCCCGTCACTTTATGGCCCCGGAAAATGCAATTCCTGTCACGAGGGTGGCTATGACAACCTGATTTCCTTGCCGGAGATCATGGTTGTTGATGACCAAATCGTCGACGCGATTAAGAATCGAGCGACCGCCTTGGAAGTCGAATCCATTTCGGTCACCAATGGCATGCTAAAGCTTCCCGAGGTCGCGTACAGCTACGTCCTACGCGGAATGACATCGATCGACGAAGTCAACCAAGTTCTCAACGATCCCACATTGGCATCAATGGCGCGAAAATGGAGTCGATGA
- the purL gene encoding phosphoribosylformylglycinamidine synthase subunit PurL, which produces MPLWQIDIYPAENEIDREGARTSEEIGELGLGDQISVVFARGFLVQGDLDADQAQQLAANLLSDSVTERSVVAQVGEATLANPPGGAESFRLVNVMPKAGVMDPVASSTINAARDIGFEVDSVRTMRKYWIDVADESNFDAICRRALSNDSIEQVVVGPLDMDELEVGSHYEFNLVRIPIRSLNDEELERLSKEGQLYLTLVEMQTIRDHFVSLDRDPTDVELETIAQTWSEHCSHKTLAGRIHYRGIGADGTPGGDERQYDNMLKETVFAATQQIRKQLSDDDWCVSVFKDNAGVVTFNDKYHACFKVETHNHPSALEPYGGANTGIGGVIRDPMGTGMGAKPVCNTDVFCFAPPDTEPDSLPPGVLHPRRVMKGVVSGVRDYGNRMGIPTVNGAVYFDERYLGNPLVYAGNVGMIPVGMEDKKVHAGDLIVSLGGRTGRDGIHGATFSSAELTSESESLSGGAVQIGNAITEKMVLDVLMQARDRGLYNAVTDCGAGGFSSAVGEMGEDVGAEVWLDKAPLKYDGLSYTEIWISEAQERMVLAVPREKWDELRELCESEGVESAVLGEFKPTGDLHLTYHGETVGNLSMHFLHDGRPPVIRDAVYQPPETKELTVPEGTSSEQHGTSLLNILGSLNVASKHWVIRQYDHEVQGGSVVKPLVGPMCDGPSDAAVIRPLLDSQRGLVISCGMNPHFGDFDTYHMAASAIDEAMRNAVAVGADPSRIAILDNFCWGYTDRPETLGSLVRAAIACYDVAIGLGTPFISGKDSLNNEFSYADKNGDKQTISIPPSLLISAMGQIEDVSTAITMDAKEAGNVVFLIGETKDEMGGSHFCLVNDLDGGKVPSVDVPVAKATFAAVHEAIRERLVRSCHDLSEGGLAVAACEMAMAGGLGMSIDLKVASDQMAIELPETQWLFSESNSRFLLEAPATAAEQIVQIFRKHGVPAAQLGTIEAEAKLSITGLDGSSTCLEVDMDRAKQAWKKPLDLQ; this is translated from the coding sequence ATGCCTCTTTGGCAAATCGACATTTATCCCGCAGAAAACGAGATCGATCGCGAAGGAGCTCGTACGAGCGAAGAGATTGGTGAACTGGGGCTGGGCGATCAAATCTCGGTCGTTTTTGCTCGAGGATTTCTCGTCCAAGGTGACCTGGACGCCGACCAAGCCCAGCAGCTGGCCGCCAACTTACTCAGTGACAGCGTTACCGAACGAAGCGTCGTCGCTCAGGTCGGTGAAGCCACCTTGGCCAATCCACCGGGCGGTGCCGAATCTTTCCGCTTGGTTAACGTGATGCCCAAAGCGGGCGTCATGGACCCCGTCGCCAGCAGCACGATTAACGCGGCCCGTGACATCGGCTTCGAAGTCGATTCGGTTCGCACGATGCGTAAGTACTGGATCGACGTTGCGGACGAATCCAACTTTGACGCGATTTGCCGAAGAGCCCTTTCGAACGATTCGATCGAACAGGTCGTCGTCGGTCCCCTGGACATGGATGAATTGGAAGTCGGCAGCCACTACGAATTCAATCTTGTCCGCATCCCAATCCGATCGCTTAACGACGAAGAACTAGAGCGATTGTCCAAAGAGGGCCAGCTTTACCTGACACTGGTCGAGATGCAAACCATTCGCGACCACTTCGTTTCGCTTGACCGTGATCCGACCGACGTCGAACTGGAAACGATCGCGCAGACATGGTCGGAACACTGCAGCCATAAAACGCTGGCCGGGCGAATTCATTATCGCGGTATCGGCGCTGACGGAACGCCCGGCGGCGATGAGCGTCAATACGACAACATGCTCAAAGAAACCGTCTTCGCGGCGACACAGCAAATTCGCAAACAACTCAGCGATGACGACTGGTGTGTCAGCGTCTTTAAAGACAACGCCGGTGTGGTCACCTTCAACGACAAGTATCACGCGTGCTTTAAAGTCGAAACGCACAATCACCCCTCGGCCCTGGAACCTTACGGCGGTGCGAACACCGGCATCGGCGGCGTCATCCGTGACCCCATGGGTACAGGCATGGGAGCCAAACCGGTTTGTAACACCGATGTGTTCTGCTTCGCGCCACCAGACACCGAACCGGATTCGCTGCCCCCAGGCGTCCTGCACCCACGACGTGTGATGAAAGGCGTCGTTTCGGGCGTGCGTGACTACGGCAACCGGATGGGCATCCCGACGGTCAATGGCGCGGTCTACTTTGATGAACGCTACCTAGGCAACCCGTTGGTCTACGCCGGAAACGTCGGAATGATTCCGGTCGGCATGGAAGACAAAAAAGTCCACGCCGGTGACTTGATCGTTTCGCTCGGCGGACGGACCGGACGCGACGGCATTCACGGCGCGACATTCAGCAGCGCCGAACTGACAAGCGAATCAGAATCGCTATCCGGCGGTGCGGTCCAAATCGGCAACGCGATCACCGAAAAGATGGTGCTCGATGTCCTGATGCAGGCTCGTGATCGTGGGCTTTATAACGCGGTCACCGACTGCGGCGCCGGTGGCTTCTCCAGCGCAGTCGGCGAAATGGGTGAAGACGTCGGTGCGGAAGTTTGGCTCGATAAAGCTCCGCTTAAATACGACGGACTGTCCTATACAGAAATCTGGATCTCCGAAGCCCAAGAGCGCATGGTCCTCGCCGTCCCTCGCGAAAAATGGGACGAACTGCGCGAGCTTTGTGAAAGCGAAGGTGTCGAATCGGCGGTCCTGGGTGAATTCAAACCCACCGGCGACCTTCACCTAACCTACCACGGCGAAACGGTCGGCAACCTCAGCATGCACTTCTTGCATGACGGACGCCCACCAGTCATCCGTGATGCCGTTTACCAACCACCGGAAACCAAAGAGCTGACCGTTCCCGAAGGGACATCATCAGAGCAGCACGGCACATCGTTGCTAAACATCCTTGGCAGCTTGAATGTGGCCAGTAAACACTGGGTGATCCGCCAATACGACCACGAAGTTCAAGGCGGTAGCGTGGTCAAGCCGCTTGTCGGTCCGATGTGCGACGGCCCCAGCGATGCGGCCGTGATCCGCCCGCTTTTGGACAGCCAGCGTGGGCTGGTGATCTCCTGCGGGATGAACCCACACTTTGGCGACTTCGACACCTATCACATGGCTGCATCGGCAATCGACGAAGCGATGCGAAACGCCGTTGCTGTCGGTGCCGACCCATCGCGAATCGCGATCCTCGACAACTTCTGCTGGGGATACACCGATCGCCCCGAAACACTAGGCTCACTCGTTCGAGCCGCGATCGCCTGTTACGACGTTGCGATCGGACTGGGCACCCCGTTCATCAGCGGAAAGGACAGCCTGAACAACGAATTCAGCTATGCCGATAAAAACGGCGACAAACAAACCATCTCGATCCCACCAAGCTTGCTGATCAGCGCGATGGGACAGATCGAGGATGTTTCCACCGCGATCACCATGGACGCCAAAGAGGCGGGTAATGTGGTGTTCTTGATCGGCGAAACCAAAGACGAAATGGGCGGTTCGCATTTCTGCTTGGTCAACGATCTTGATGGCGGAAAGGTCCCTTCGGTCGATGTCCCCGTCGCCAAAGCGACATTCGCGGCCGTGCACGAAGCGATCCGCGAACGCTTGGTTCGCAGCTGCCATGACTTGTCCGAAGGCGGCTTGGCTGTCGCCGCCTGCGAAATGGCGATGGCCGGCGGACTTGGAATGTCGATTGACCTAAAAGTTGCAAGCGACCAAATGGCAATCGAGCTTCCAGAAACGCAGTGGCTATTCAGCGAATCGAACTCACGGTTCTTGCTTGAAGCTCCCGCTACAGCCGCAGAACAGATCGTTCAGATCTTTCGCAAACACGGTGTCCCGGCTGCTCAGCTGGGTACAATAGAGGCCGAAGCGAAACTGTCGATCACTGGGCTGGATGGCTCATCAACCTGCCTTGAAGTCGACATGGATCGCGCCAAACAAGCCTGGAAAAAGCCACTGGATTTGCAATGA
- a CDS encoding ThiF family adenylyltransferase has protein sequence MRHDSSDMKNDDTTDRYSRQRRFGPIGDQGQDRLNQSDVAILGCGALGTVAAELLCRAGIGRIRIIDRDVVEWSNLQRQSLFDSRDADQGSSKAEAAAKRLSQINDTIKIEPAAVDVRSDNIRSLLSGVDLVIDASDNFQVRFLLNDWALSTQTAWVHGGCVGATGQVRLFDGAARPCFRCLVPTPPPSEVVETCDTAGVLGSATHAIASMQVTEALKWLSGNREAVSKDVIAIDFWNNRTRRIKLTADLSPDCVACSKRNFEFLCGGQQTQSELALCGRDAVQISPAEGRSVDLATFASRWNKIGKTQETRFFVRLQVDEQTQLTLFRDGRVIVNGTSDLAKARSLVDRYVGT, from the coding sequence ATGCGACATGATAGTAGCGACATGAAAAACGACGACACAACTGACCGCTATTCACGACAGCGACGTTTTGGCCCGATCGGTGATCAGGGACAAGATCGGCTGAACCAGTCGGATGTTGCGATCTTGGGATGCGGAGCGCTCGGAACTGTCGCCGCCGAATTGCTATGTCGTGCTGGCATCGGTCGAATTCGAATCATTGATCGCGATGTTGTCGAGTGGAGTAACCTTCAACGTCAATCGTTGTTTGATTCACGCGATGCAGATCAAGGATCCAGCAAGGCCGAAGCGGCGGCGAAGCGGTTGTCGCAAATCAACGACACAATCAAGATCGAACCTGCGGCAGTCGATGTGCGATCCGACAACATCCGGTCATTGCTCAGTGGTGTCGACTTGGTCATCGATGCGAGCGATAATTTTCAAGTTCGCTTTCTGTTGAACGATTGGGCTTTATCCACGCAAACCGCTTGGGTTCATGGCGGGTGTGTGGGGGCGACCGGGCAGGTGCGACTGTTCGATGGGGCCGCGCGGCCTTGCTTTCGTTGTCTAGTGCCAACACCTCCACCATCGGAAGTTGTCGAAACGTGTGACACCGCGGGCGTCCTGGGATCGGCAACTCATGCGATCGCCAGCATGCAGGTGACCGAAGCTTTGAAGTGGCTTTCGGGGAATCGAGAAGCGGTGTCCAAAGACGTGATCGCGATTGACTTTTGGAACAATCGCACGCGGCGGATTAAGCTGACAGCGGATTTGTCACCCGATTGTGTCGCTTGTTCAAAACGAAACTTCGAGTTTCTTTGCGGAGGTCAGCAGACGCAATCGGAACTTGCGTTATGCGGTCGCGATGCGGTTCAAATTTCACCCGCCGAAGGACGGTCGGTTGATCTGGCAACGTTCGCATCACGCTGGAACAAGATTGGGAAAACACAAGAGACGCGATTCTTTGTTCGCCTTCAAGTCGATGAGCAAACGCAGTTGACGTTGTTCAGAGATGGGAGGGTGATTGTCAACGGAACAAGCGACTTGGCTAAAGCGAGGTCGCTTGTCGATCGATACGTCGGCACCTGA
- a CDS encoding RecQ family ATP-dependent DNA helicase: MSNDNPKQLLEKYFGYTSFRPSQQAIIDHVIDGQHAMVVMPTGMGKSVCYQIPALYNAERDPRSLTLVLSPLIALMQDQAQSLIQRGIDATFINSSLDRQSRTQRYEKLSEGDYQILYVTPERFRKDEFRDAIANRKVNLLAIDEAHCVSQWGHDFRPDYTRVAEIRELVGNPTTIALTATATQECRQDIYRQIGISEDDIRLFHEGIDRPNLHLDVAPVYDESEKLSLLPEILADPDYRGGSVIVYFSLIKTLQRFSDDLTKKGIDHVCYHGDLPRHRRSRVQDDFMSGESDVVLATNAFGMGIDKQDIRIVVHAETPGSIESYYQEIGRAGRDGEPSRCVWMYAQEDLMTQMQFIEWSNPDAAFYTRLYQLLVEHSEQCHAFGFDWINEQLQRRSKHDHRLATALSMLDRHGVVAGPHPPACYDVVADIPPRLQDEDILAEKKRRDQQRLYAMVQFAAEEGDRKEFLNRYFG; this comes from the coding sequence ATGAGCAATGACAATCCAAAACAACTACTTGAGAAGTACTTCGGCTACACATCGTTTCGCCCCAGCCAGCAGGCGATTATCGATCATGTGATCGACGGACAGCATGCGATGGTTGTGATGCCTACAGGAATGGGCAAGTCGGTCTGCTATCAGATCCCCGCGCTCTATAACGCCGAGCGTGATCCGCGGTCATTGACTCTTGTCTTGTCACCGTTGATCGCGTTGATGCAGGATCAAGCTCAGTCGCTAATCCAACGAGGGATCGATGCGACATTCATCAACTCGTCGCTCGATCGTCAATCGCGTACACAGCGATACGAAAAGCTTTCTGAGGGCGACTATCAAATTCTTTATGTCACGCCAGAGCGATTTCGAAAGGATGAATTTCGTGACGCGATTGCCAATCGAAAGGTCAATCTGCTGGCAATTGATGAAGCCCACTGCGTTAGTCAGTGGGGGCACGATTTTCGGCCGGACTATACCCGGGTCGCAGAAATTCGAGAACTCGTTGGGAATCCGACGACGATCGCATTAACCGCAACAGCGACTCAGGAATGTCGACAAGATATCTATCGGCAAATAGGAATATCCGAAGACGACATCCGGCTGTTTCATGAAGGCATCGACCGACCCAATTTGCATTTGGATGTTGCTCCGGTTTACGACGAATCAGAAAAGCTGTCTCTGTTGCCAGAAATCCTTGCCGACCCTGATTATCGCGGCGGCAGCGTGATCGTGTACTTTTCACTGATCAAGACTTTGCAACGCTTTAGCGACGACTTGACCAAGAAAGGAATCGACCATGTGTGTTACCACGGAGACCTGCCTAGGCATCGCCGTTCACGGGTTCAGGATGACTTTATGTCAGGCGAAAGTGATGTGGTCCTGGCGACAAATGCCTTCGGAATGGGGATCGACAAACAAGACATTCGAATCGTCGTTCATGCCGAAACGCCCGGATCCATCGAATCGTACTATCAGGAAATTGGACGCGCGGGGCGAGACGGTGAACCGAGTCGCTGCGTTTGGATGTACGCCCAAGAAGACTTGATGACGCAGATGCAGTTCATCGAGTGGTCGAACCCGGACGCTGCGTTCTACACGCGGCTATATCAATTGCTTGTTGAACATTCCGAGCAATGTCACGCATTCGGATTCGATTGGATTAACGAACAGCTGCAGCGACGCAGCAAGCATGACCATCGATTGGCGACCGCACTCTCGATGCTCGATCGACATGGGGTCGTTGCCGGTCCCCATCCGCCGGCCTGCTATGACGTCGTTGCAGACATTCCACCACGTCTGCAAGATGAAGACATCCTTGCCGAAAAGAAACGCCGTGACCAGCAGCGACTCTACGCGATGGTGCAGTTCGCAGCCGAAGAAGGCGACCGGAAAGAGTTTTTGAATCGCTATTTCGGGTAG